The Mixta hanseatica genome includes a region encoding these proteins:
- the dpaL gene encoding diaminopropionate ammonia-lyase, whose amino-acid sequence MSQFELRMQIADNAHLQPQRDPVFNADAARQARRFHRTLNGYQPTPLHSLDNFARALGVDKVLVKDESQRFNLNAFKMLGGTWAVAQLLCKIWQLDIATFSFAAFRQQQRPPLTLATTTDGNHGRGVAWAAKALGQHAVIYMPKGSSAARVKHITDLGAECIVTDMNYDDTVRLTLRHARQKGWHMVQDTAWEGYEEIPTWIMQGYATLADEAVEQLDELGAAPPTHVLLQAGVGAMAAGVLGYLVDHYGPGSLRAVLVEPERADCLYRSGVQGEIVNVGGELNTIMAGLACGEPNPLGWPLLRNNVHHFISCEDRVAALGMRVLGNPLKGDRAIVSGESGAPGMGVLAAIVHHPQRHQLMQRLRLTSDSRVLIISTEGDTDPQHYREVVWEGKDGISHH is encoded by the coding sequence ATGTCCCAGTTCGAATTACGTATGCAGATAGCGGACAACGCGCATCTGCAGCCTCAGCGCGATCCTGTTTTCAATGCCGATGCCGCCAGGCAGGCGCGGCGCTTCCACCGCACGCTCAACGGCTATCAGCCAACGCCGCTCCACTCGCTGGATAATTTTGCCCGCGCGTTAGGGGTCGATAAGGTATTGGTCAAGGATGAATCTCAACGGTTTAACCTTAACGCTTTCAAAATGTTGGGCGGCACCTGGGCGGTGGCGCAGCTGCTGTGCAAAATCTGGCAGCTGGATATCGCCACCTTCTCTTTTGCTGCCTTTCGCCAGCAGCAGCGTCCGCCGCTAACGTTAGCTACCACCACTGACGGTAATCACGGCAGGGGGGTGGCATGGGCGGCAAAGGCGCTGGGCCAGCATGCAGTTATCTATATGCCGAAAGGTTCTTCAGCGGCGCGCGTGAAGCATATTACCGATCTTGGCGCCGAGTGCATCGTTACGGATATGAACTACGACGATACCGTGCGTCTGACGCTGCGCCATGCCCGACAGAAGGGCTGGCATATGGTGCAGGACACCGCCTGGGAAGGCTATGAAGAGATCCCCACCTGGATTATGCAGGGCTACGCCACGCTGGCCGATGAGGCGGTGGAACAGCTGGATGAGCTTGGCGCAGCGCCGCCGACGCACGTTCTGTTGCAGGCCGGCGTGGGCGCAATGGCGGCAGGAGTATTAGGCTACCTGGTCGACCATTACGGACCCGGCAGCCTGCGCGCGGTACTGGTGGAGCCAGAGCGTGCCGACTGCCTTTACCGTTCAGGCGTTCAGGGAGAGATAGTTAACGTTGGCGGCGAACTGAACACCATTATGGCTGGCCTGGCCTGTGGCGAACCTAATCCGTTGGGCTGGCCGTTGCTGCGTAATAACGTACATCACTTTATCTCTTGTGAAGATCGCGTGGCGGCTCTGGGAATGCGGGTATTAGGCAATCCCCTGAAAGGCGATAGGGCGATAGTTTCCGGTGAATCAGGCGCGCCAGGCATGGGCGTGCTGGCGGCGATTGTTCATCACCCGCAGCGTCATCAGCTTATGCAGCGGCTCCGCCTTACGTCAGACTCCCGCGTCTTAATTATCAGTACCGAAGGCGATACGGATCCTCAGCACTACCGCGAAGTGGTCTGGGAAGGTAAAGACGGAATATCACATCATTAA
- the hydA gene encoding dihydropyrimidinase codes for MLTLIKGGTLVDDTREFRGDVLIEREKIVKTAACIDAAVADRVIDASGLLVLPGGIDVHTHFNIDTGAAVSCDDFYSGTRAAACGGTTTIIDHMGFGPAGCNLHHQLEKYHRDARGQAVIDYSFHGVIQHVDEAILDELYSMVHMEGISSFKFYLTYQYHLHDGDILRLLERLKAVGALATVHAENDAVIAHNRRRFLAENKRAPIWHALSRPAACEAEAIARSLHLAQLAGNAPLYIVHLSNGVGMEYIKLAKARHQPVWVETCPQYLLLDIGHYQRQDALKYILSPPLRPRQELDSLWSGINDGSIDTLATDHCTFPYSLRLSRAADDFTRCPNGLPGVENRLALLFSEGVAKGRISASRFVALTSANPARLFGLWPNKGSLLPGSDADLVLFDPQRRQVIRHADLHDNVDYSPWEGFECHGWPVMTISRGEILWRDGIFCGKAGRGRFIHRKPFFSKHQGGGK; via the coding sequence ATGTTAACACTGATTAAAGGTGGGACGCTGGTTGACGATACGCGAGAGTTCAGGGGCGACGTGCTGATCGAGCGTGAAAAGATAGTCAAAACTGCCGCCTGTATTGACGCTGCCGTCGCCGATCGGGTGATTGATGCCAGCGGCCTGCTGGTGCTGCCCGGCGGCATTGATGTTCATACCCATTTCAATATTGATACCGGCGCCGCCGTCAGCTGTGATGATTTTTACAGCGGCACGCGCGCGGCGGCCTGTGGCGGCACTACCACCATTATCGACCATATGGGGTTCGGCCCCGCCGGCTGTAATCTGCATCATCAGCTGGAAAAATATCATCGTGATGCGCGCGGCCAGGCGGTAATTGACTACAGCTTTCACGGCGTTATCCAGCATGTTGATGAGGCGATACTCGATGAGCTCTATTCCATGGTGCATATGGAAGGCATCAGCAGCTTTAAATTTTATCTAACCTATCAATATCACCTGCATGACGGCGACATATTGCGTTTGCTGGAGCGGCTAAAAGCGGTCGGCGCGCTGGCGACGGTGCATGCGGAAAATGACGCGGTCATCGCTCACAACCGTCGCCGGTTTCTGGCGGAAAATAAGCGAGCGCCGATCTGGCACGCCTTAAGCCGTCCTGCGGCCTGCGAGGCGGAGGCGATAGCGCGCAGCTTGCATCTGGCCCAGTTGGCCGGCAATGCGCCGCTGTATATTGTGCATCTTTCCAATGGCGTGGGAATGGAATATATCAAGCTGGCGAAAGCGCGCCATCAGCCGGTATGGGTGGAAACCTGCCCGCAATATCTGCTGCTGGATATCGGACATTATCAACGCCAGGACGCATTGAAATATATTCTTAGCCCGCCGCTACGACCGCGACAGGAGCTGGACAGCCTGTGGAGCGGCATCAATGATGGCAGCATTGATACGCTGGCGACCGACCATTGCACCTTCCCTTATTCCCTGCGGCTTTCCCGGGCTGCTGATGATTTTACCCGCTGCCCGAACGGCCTGCCAGGGGTGGAAAACCGCCTGGCGCTGCTGTTCTCTGAAGGGGTGGCGAAAGGGCGCATCAGCGCCTCCCGCTTTGTTGCGCTGACCAGCGCAAATCCGGCGCGATTGTTTGGCCTGTGGCCGAATAAAGGCAGCCTGCTGCCCGGCAGCGATGCCGATCTGGTGTTGTTTGATCCGCAGCGGCGTCAGGTGATCCGCCATGCCGATTTACACGATAACGTCGATTATTCGCCCTGGGAGGGTTTTGAATGTCACGGCTGGCCGGTGATGACCATTTCAAGAGGCGAAATCCTCTGGCGGGACGGGATATTTTGCGGCAAAGCCGGGCGCGGGCGTTTTATCCATCGAAAACCCTTTTTCTCAAAACATCAGGGAGGCGGTAAATGA
- the arcC gene encoding carbamate kinase — translation MKQRIVLALGGNALGKGLAEQMKAVHTTASAIVDLIEEGHELAITHGNGPQVGMIHQAFEAAAHTPTHSPVLPMSVCVALSQGYIGYDLQNAIREMLLRRGIHKCVASLITQVRVDADDPAFLKPDKPIGSFLTQANADSLAAQGIAVKQDAGRGWRRVVASPEPKEIVEIEAIKALLAAGVVPVTIGGGGIPVVAEDSVLKGVSAVIDKDRASAILARDLDADMLIILTAVEKVAINFNTPQERGLDHITVAEAEKYMAEGQFAPGSMLPKVEAAVTFAASRPGRKTLITLLERAKEGIAGLTGTLISG, via the coding sequence ATGAAGCAGAGAATTGTGCTGGCGCTTGGCGGCAATGCCTTAGGCAAAGGCCTGGCGGAACAGATGAAGGCGGTTCATACCACGGCATCAGCGATTGTCGACCTGATTGAAGAGGGGCACGAGTTAGCGATCACGCACGGCAACGGGCCACAGGTGGGGATGATCCATCAGGCCTTTGAAGCGGCGGCGCATACCCCAACGCATTCGCCGGTGCTACCGATGTCGGTATGCGTGGCGTTAAGTCAGGGCTATATCGGTTATGATCTGCAAAATGCGATACGGGAAATGCTGCTCAGACGCGGTATTCATAAATGCGTGGCCTCGTTGATCACCCAGGTACGCGTTGATGCTGACGATCCCGCCTTCCTTAAGCCGGATAAGCCGATCGGAAGCTTTTTAACTCAGGCAAATGCCGACTCGCTGGCCGCGCAGGGTATTGCAGTTAAACAGGATGCCGGCCGTGGTTGGCGACGGGTGGTTGCCTCGCCGGAGCCGAAAGAGATCGTTGAAATCGAGGCGATCAAGGCGTTGCTGGCGGCAGGCGTGGTGCCGGTGACCATTGGCGGCGGTGGCATCCCGGTGGTGGCGGAAGATAGCGTGCTGAAGGGCGTAAGCGCGGTGATTGATAAAGATCGGGCCAGCGCAATTTTAGCGCGCGATCTGGATGCCGATATGCTGATCATCTTAACGGCGGTAGAAAAAGTCGCGATCAACTTTAATACGCCACAAGAGCGCGGTCTGGATCATATAACGGTGGCAGAGGCAGAAAAATATATGGCGGAAGGGCAGTTTGCGCCGGGCTCGATGCTGCCAAAAGTTGAGGCTGCCGTGACGTTTGCTGCCTCGCGCCCCGGCAGAAAAACCTTAATCACTCTGCTGGAGCGCGCTAAAGAGGGGATTGCCGGGTTAACCGGAACCCTCATCAGCGGCTAA
- a CDS encoding XdhC family protein has protein sequence MRLFNQLASLEEQNQAFALLQIIECRGSTLRHSAWMTVTEQGETAGTIGGGMLERLAIDAAREAIAQGASRLFEARLTRQGENAVGSDCGGAMTIHIAVYPRRPALFLLGAGHVNREVARLAAGLGFIVTLADTWPANLQHPELPAACRRIDGADYAAIVPQLGLDEHSYVIIATNHEDREALEQVIHLPFRYLGLLASTRKAHHFRNLLRKEHGFSEEDLARLHAPLGLKIGAETPMEIAVSIIAELIQLYRTGQVTPAARPQEPASATKLTPVDQSVTLSR, from the coding sequence ATGCGTTTATTTAACCAACTGGCGAGCCTTGAAGAACAGAATCAGGCCTTTGCCCTACTGCAGATCATTGAGTGTCGCGGCTCTACGCTGCGACACTCGGCATGGATGACCGTTACCGAGCAGGGCGAGACGGCGGGCACTATCGGCGGCGGTATGCTGGAACGACTGGCTATTGACGCGGCGCGGGAAGCGATCGCGCAGGGCGCGTCCCGGCTATTCGAGGCGCGGCTAACACGTCAGGGAGAAAATGCGGTAGGTTCAGACTGCGGCGGCGCGATGACTATCCATATTGCGGTTTACCCTCGCCGACCGGCGCTTTTTCTGCTGGGCGCGGGCCATGTTAATCGCGAAGTCGCCAGGTTGGCCGCTGGGCTTGGTTTTATCGTTACGCTGGCGGATACCTGGCCCGCTAATTTGCAGCATCCGGAGCTGCCCGCAGCCTGCCGCCGCATTGATGGCGCTGATTATGCCGCCATCGTGCCGCAGTTGGGCCTTGATGAGCACAGCTATGTGATTATCGCCACCAACCACGAGGATCGCGAAGCACTGGAACAGGTTATCCATTTGCCGTTCCGCTATCTGGGACTGTTAGCCAGTACACGCAAAGCCCACCACTTCCGTAACCTGCTGCGTAAAGAGCATGGTTTTAGCGAAGAAGACCTGGCGCGCCTGCATGCTCCGCTGGGGCTGAAAATAGGCGCAGAAACGCCGATGGAGATTGCCGTCAGTATTATCGCCGAGCTGATTCAGCTTTACCGCACCGGCCAAGTTACCCCGGCTGCGCGGCCGCAGGAGCCGGCGTCAGCCACCAAACTGACACCGGTCGACCAGTCGGTCACGCTTAGCCGCTGA
- the ygfK gene encoding putative selenate reductase subunit YgfK yields MADIMRPVPFRELLTRICAEYEEEQSIFGIPESEFYVRNPERQISLFGETCDTAIGPAAGPHTQLAPNIIVAWLTGGSFIELKTVQILDRLELEKPCIDSSDEAFNTEWSTEFTLAKAWDEYLKAWFALWLLEALLSPRHPGQGRSFIFNMSVGYDLKGITQPPMQKFIDEMLDAGKNEKFNRYRQELAQFIQHGGWRLLAKATPAVLNQLAKTIHPQLVRSVTLSTMHGCPPDEIESICRYMLTEKKLHTFVKLNPTLLGYGEVRRILDGNGFNYIELDEEAFSHDLQLAQALEMLERLVALAKEKQLSFGVKLTNTLGTRNHKKRLPGEEMYMSGRALFPLSINVAALLSRHFHGQLPISYSGGASQYNIGDIFATGIQPITMATDLLKPGGYLRMAACARLLDNCAPRQDRNIDVERLNALASLALEAEWTQKSWKGKAEIDAGGPLPLTDCYIAPCVTACAIKQDIPEYLRLAGEGRYVDALSLIYQRNALPSITGHICDHQCQYNCTRLDYDNALNIRQIKKIVREKGWEDYRQRWHKPAGSGEKHPVAVIGAGPAGLAAGYFLARAGHPVTLFEREANAGGVVRNIVPRFRIPAELVQQDIDFIADHGVKFVYGCREGITPAALKQQGFHYICIGTGAGSSNRLRLEGSNSGVLPAFHFLRQFNQNRVSLHGDIAVVGAGNTAMDCARAALRLDGVHSVTIIYRRQEEDMPAWPEEIAEARAEGAIFMTLVNPERYEPDGSLRLRVMQPGEPGEDGRRRPVATDRILTQHFDALITATGEKNDQQLLQQFGLTPGPDGIVAVNPETLETAVENVFLMGDVQSGPASIVAAIGGARKACDAILTRENIRSGASPAYHLNTDPRAIYARKGRIALRQITADAPDAFARQEAERCLSCNYVCSKCVDVCPNRANVAIAVPGFRSRQQILHLDALCNECGNCAQFCPWQGKPYTDKITLFSLPQDFNNSSNPGFLLGREEIRIRQAGKIWQLKLDKQRRIVDLPETLSEMAAIIDYTRQHHAYLLGAVEE; encoded by the coding sequence ATGGCTGACATTATGCGTCCTGTTCCCTTTCGTGAGCTTCTGACGCGCATCTGTGCCGAATATGAAGAGGAACAAAGCATTTTCGGCATTCCCGAAAGCGAGTTTTATGTTCGTAACCCGGAAAGGCAGATTTCGCTGTTCGGCGAAACCTGTGATACGGCGATTGGCCCGGCGGCAGGGCCACATACGCAGCTGGCGCCCAATATCATTGTCGCCTGGCTGACCGGCGGCAGCTTTATTGAGCTAAAAACGGTACAAATCCTTGACCGGCTGGAGCTGGAGAAACCCTGTATCGATTCCAGCGATGAGGCATTTAATACGGAGTGGTCTACAGAATTTACCCTGGCGAAAGCGTGGGATGAATATCTTAAAGCCTGGTTTGCGCTCTGGCTGCTGGAAGCGCTGCTATCGCCGCGTCATCCCGGTCAGGGCCGCTCTTTTATTTTCAATATGAGCGTAGGGTACGATCTTAAAGGCATCACGCAGCCGCCGATGCAGAAGTTCATCGATGAAATGCTGGATGCCGGGAAAAATGAAAAATTTAACCGTTACCGTCAGGAACTGGCGCAGTTTATTCAGCATGGCGGCTGGCGCTTATTAGCGAAAGCCACGCCAGCTGTTCTGAATCAGCTGGCGAAAACGATTCATCCACAGCTGGTGCGCAGCGTTACGCTCTCTACTATGCATGGCTGCCCGCCGGATGAAATCGAATCCATTTGCCGCTATATGCTGACGGAAAAAAAGCTTCATACCTTCGTCAAGCTCAATCCCACACTGCTGGGCTATGGCGAAGTGCGCCGCATTCTTGATGGCAACGGCTTTAACTATATTGAGCTGGATGAAGAGGCCTTCAGCCACGATCTCCAGCTGGCACAGGCGCTGGAGATGCTGGAGCGGCTGGTGGCGCTGGCAAAAGAGAAACAGCTCAGCTTCGGCGTGAAGCTCACCAACACTTTGGGAACCCGTAACCATAAAAAACGTCTGCCCGGCGAGGAGATGTATATGTCCGGGCGGGCCTTATTTCCGTTATCAATCAACGTGGCCGCGCTGCTCTCACGTCATTTTCACGGCCAGTTGCCCATCTCTTATTCAGGCGGTGCCAGCCAGTACAACATCGGCGATATTTTCGCCACCGGCATTCAGCCCATCACCATGGCGACCGATCTGCTGAAGCCGGGCGGCTATTTACGTATGGCGGCCTGTGCCCGGCTGCTGGATAACTGCGCGCCGCGCCAGGATCGCAATATCGATGTTGAACGGCTTAACGCGCTGGCCAGCCTGGCGCTGGAGGCGGAATGGACGCAGAAAAGTTGGAAAGGCAAAGCGGAGATTGACGCGGGCGGGCCGCTGCCGCTGACCGACTGCTATATCGCGCCCTGCGTTACCGCCTGCGCGATTAAACAGGATATTCCGGAATATCTGCGGCTGGCCGGAGAGGGGCGCTATGTCGATGCGCTGTCGTTAATTTATCAACGCAATGCGCTGCCTTCAATTACCGGGCATATCTGCGATCATCAGTGTCAGTACAACTGTACCCGCCTGGATTACGACAATGCGCTTAACATTCGTCAAATCAAAAAGATCGTACGTGAAAAGGGCTGGGAGGACTACCGCCAGCGCTGGCATAAACCTGCCGGATCGGGCGAAAAACATCCGGTCGCGGTGATCGGCGCCGGGCCTGCCGGTCTCGCGGCGGGCTATTTCCTGGCGCGTGCCGGACATCCGGTCACGCTGTTTGAACGCGAAGCTAATGCCGGCGGCGTGGTGAGAAATATCGTGCCTCGCTTCCGCATTCCCGCAGAACTGGTGCAGCAGGATATCGATTTTATCGCCGACCACGGCGTAAAGTTTGTTTATGGCTGTCGGGAAGGGATCACGCCCGCCGCGCTAAAACAGCAGGGGTTCCACTATATTTGCATCGGTACCGGTGCCGGCAGCAGCAATCGGTTACGGCTGGAGGGCAGCAATTCTGGCGTCCTGCCCGCATTTCATTTTCTGCGCCAGTTTAATCAGAACCGGGTTTCGCTGCATGGTGATATCGCCGTGGTCGGAGCGGGGAATACCGCCATGGACTGCGCCCGCGCCGCGCTGCGGCTTGATGGCGTGCATAGCGTGACCATCATTTATCGCCGTCAGGAAGAGGATATGCCCGCCTGGCCTGAAGAGATCGCTGAAGCCAGAGCCGAGGGCGCCATCTTTATGACGTTGGTTAATCCGGAACGCTATGAGCCGGATGGATCGTTGCGGCTGCGGGTAATGCAGCCAGGCGAGCCGGGCGAGGATGGGCGCCGGCGTCCCGTCGCCACCGATCGGATACTGACGCAGCATTTTGATGCCTTAATTACCGCCACCGGGGAAAAAAATGACCAACAGCTTTTACAGCAGTTTGGTTTGACGCCGGGACCGGACGGGATAGTGGCGGTTAATCCGGAAACGCTGGAAACCGCCGTAGAGAATGTCTTTCTGATGGGCGACGTACAGAGCGGCCCGGCCTCGATCGTGGCGGCTATCGGCGGTGCGCGTAAAGCCTGTGACGCGATCCTGACGCGTGAAAATATCCGCAGCGGCGCGTCGCCGGCTTATCATCTGAATACCGATCCGCGTGCTATTTACGCCCGCAAAGGGCGCATTGCGCTACGCCAGATCACTGCTGATGCGCCTGATGCGTTCGCCCGTCAGGAGGCTGAACGCTGTCTCTCCTGCAACTATGTGTGCAGTAAATGCGTTGATGTCTGTCCGAACCGGGCAAATGTCGCGATCGCCGTACCCGGCTTCCGCAGCCGTCAACAGATCCTGCACCTGGATGCCCTGTGTAATGAGTGCGGCAACTGCGCGCAGTTCTGTCCATGGCAAGGCAAACCCTATACCGACAAAATCACGCTGTTCAGCCTTCCTCAGGATTTTAATAACAGCAGCAACCCCGGCTTCCTGCTGGGCCGGGAAGAGATACGTATTCGGCAGGCCGGGAAAATATGGCAACTGAAGCTGGATAAACAGCGCCGCATCGTCGATCTGCCGGAAACGCTGAGCGAAATGGCGGCGATTATCGATTATACCCGTCAGCATCACGCTTACCTGTTAGGCGCCGTGGAGGAATAA
- the ssnA gene encoding putative aminohydrolase SsnA: MLLLKNCTAVELFPATVTHATDIVIADDKIVAQGENLSSLYPQAQVKEMNGKLVMPGLVCAHNHFYSGLSRGVMAPIGPCPDFISTLKNLWWRLDRALDEESLYYSGVICSLEAIKNGCTAVIDHHASPAFIQGSLAVLREAFMHVGLRGMTCFETTDRNGGQAELLAGIKENSAFAQLIDREKRQHPQQYLVEAHIGAHAPFTVPDIGLEHLAAACAETGRGLHIHVAEDRYDVSHSHDKYGLDPLVRLDKFGLLGEKTLIAHGLWLAPQEIELLNQRNAFLVHNARSNMNNHVGYNAQLPAVKWAALGTDGIGSDMLEELKFAWFKHRDAGGLAGTDKFLQMLYNGNLLLERNFGQPFGRLAAGYTADLTIFDYAAPTPLCADNLAGHLAFGMSSGAVDSVFVAGRAVYQDKAFVLEVAPLYEKARIVAQKMWRRMAAL; the protein is encoded by the coding sequence ATGCTGCTACTTAAAAATTGTACCGCCGTCGAGCTGTTTCCCGCCACGGTCACTCACGCAACGGATATCGTCATCGCTGATGATAAAATCGTGGCGCAGGGCGAAAACCTTTCTTCTCTCTATCCGCAGGCCCAGGTCAAAGAGATGAACGGCAAGCTGGTGATGCCTGGGCTGGTTTGCGCGCATAATCATTTCTATTCAGGGCTGTCGCGTGGTGTGATGGCGCCGATTGGGCCGTGTCCGGATTTTATCTCCACCCTGAAAAACCTTTGGTGGCGCCTCGATCGCGCGCTGGATGAAGAGTCGCTCTATTACAGCGGGGTCATCTGTTCGCTGGAGGCGATCAAAAACGGCTGTACTGCGGTGATCGATCACCACGCTTCGCCAGCTTTTATTCAGGGGTCGCTGGCGGTACTGCGCGAGGCCTTTATGCATGTCGGCCTACGCGGTATGACCTGTTTTGAAACCACCGATCGCAACGGCGGGCAGGCGGAGCTGCTGGCGGGCATCAAAGAAAACAGCGCATTCGCGCAGCTGATCGACAGGGAAAAACGGCAACATCCACAGCAGTATCTGGTTGAAGCGCATATAGGGGCGCATGCGCCTTTCACCGTGCCGGATATTGGGCTGGAGCATCTCGCCGCCGCCTGCGCAGAAACCGGACGAGGGCTGCATATCCACGTTGCCGAAGACCGCTACGATGTCTCTCACAGCCACGATAAATATGGTCTGGATCCACTGGTTCGCCTGGATAAGTTCGGTCTGCTCGGTGAAAAAACGCTGATTGCCCATGGGCTTTGGCTGGCACCGCAGGAAATTGAGCTGCTAAACCAACGCAATGCGTTTTTGGTGCATAACGCCCGTTCTAATATGAACAATCACGTTGGCTACAATGCGCAGCTGCCCGCCGTGAAATGGGCAGCGCTGGGCACGGACGGCATCGGTTCCGACATGCTGGAGGAGCTGAAATTCGCCTGGTTTAAACACCGCGATGCGGGCGGCCTGGCGGGCACCGATAAATTTTTGCAAATGCTGTATAACGGCAACCTGTTGCTTGAGCGTAACTTCGGTCAGCCTTTTGGCCGTCTGGCTGCCGGGTACACTGCCGATCTGACTATATTCGACTATGCCGCCCCAACGCCGCTGTGTGCGGATAATCTTGCCGGACATCTGGCATTTGGCATGAGCAGCGGCGCCGTTGACAGCGTTTTTGTTGCCGGGCGCGCCGTTTATCAGGATAAAGCCTTTGTGCTGGAGGTGGCGCCGCTTTATGAAAAAGCGCGTATCGTGGCGCAAAAAATGTGGCGACGAATGGCCGCTTTGTAA
- a CDS encoding nucleobase:cation symporter-2 family protein, whose product MKESARSALRPQLSQTPVDEVLPITQMFLYGLQHVLVMYAGAVAVPLVIGSAVGLPEQHIILLISADLFICGAATLVQSLGVGRWLGCKLPLIQGCTFAALIPMVLIGKEYGLGAISGAVMVAGVFILFCAPWISRLIRFFPKVVMGSIVTLIGLSIMPVAGAWVGGGSSEMNDFGNLLSLLMAAITLTIILNLYTFASGMIKNIAVLIGLVTGTVIWNIFTPLNFNLVHSTAWFHLPQVLHFARPEFHLLPVALLSMVMVVVMVETMSSLMATGDIVGKKVDALMLRNGLNTCGLATLICGFFNLFPYSAFAQNVGLIGLTGVRSRFVVSLSGLILILMGVFAKMAALVVLIPKPVLGGAGIVMFGMVAVSGIRTLGQVDYRNNNNGLVVALTLGLGMMPVLVPGLFTQFPSMLQLFMHSGITIGTLVAIVANLTLNGTVHPKVASEMLTPDPLPPSAAARNVAVRTVRMWLLLRKVQKEQAQLKNRG is encoded by the coding sequence ATGAAAGAATCCGCTCGATCTGCCTTACGTCCGCAACTATCGCAGACGCCCGTAGATGAGGTTTTGCCCATTACGCAGATGTTTCTGTATGGGCTGCAACATGTGCTGGTGATGTATGCCGGCGCGGTAGCGGTTCCGCTGGTGATAGGCAGCGCCGTAGGGCTGCCCGAACAGCATATTATCCTGTTGATTAGCGCCGATTTATTTATCTGTGGCGCGGCCACCCTGGTACAGTCGCTGGGCGTCGGCCGCTGGCTGGGCTGTAAACTGCCGCTGATTCAGGGCTGTACTTTTGCCGCTCTGATCCCGATGGTGCTGATCGGTAAAGAGTATGGACTGGGGGCAATATCCGGGGCGGTAATGGTGGCGGGGGTTTTCATTCTTTTTTGCGCCCCGTGGATAAGCCGCTTAATCCGCTTTTTCCCCAAGGTGGTCATGGGCTCCATCGTGACGCTGATCGGTCTGTCGATTATGCCGGTGGCCGGCGCCTGGGTTGGCGGTGGCAGTAGCGAAATGAATGATTTTGGCAATTTGCTCTCTTTGCTGATGGCGGCGATAACGCTGACTATCATCCTTAATCTTTATACCTTTGCTTCCGGCATGATTAAAAATATTGCCGTCCTGATCGGCCTGGTAACCGGTACGGTGATTTGGAACATCTTTACTCCGCTCAATTTTAACCTGGTGCACAGTACCGCCTGGTTTCACTTGCCGCAGGTACTGCACTTCGCCCGGCCTGAGTTCCATCTTCTGCCGGTCGCGCTGCTTTCGATGGTAATGGTGGTGGTGATGGTTGAAACCATGTCTTCATTGATGGCAACCGGCGATATCGTAGGTAAAAAAGTGGATGCCCTGATGCTGCGCAACGGTCTCAATACCTGCGGGCTGGCTACCCTTATTTGCGGCTTTTTCAATCTCTTTCCTTACTCCGCTTTTGCGCAAAACGTCGGGTTGATTGGGTTAACCGGCGTACGCAGCCGTTTTGTGGTCTCTCTGTCCGGCCTGATCCTGATACTAATGGGCGTGTTCGCTAAAATGGCGGCGCTGGTGGTTTTGATCCCGAAACCGGTGCTGGGCGGCGCGGGTATCGTTATGTTTGGCATGGTGGCCGTGTCAGGCATCCGCACCCTGGGTCAGGTGGATTATCGTAATAATAATAATGGTCTGGTGGTGGCCCTGACTTTAGGATTGGGCATGATGCCGGTGCTGGTTCCCGGCCTCTTCACACAATTTCCCTCTATGCTGCAGCTGTTTATGCACAGCGGTATCACTATCGGCACGCTGGTCGCTATCGTCGCGAACCTGACTCTTAACGGCACCGTTCATCCGAAAGTCGCCAGCGAGATGCTCACTCCCGATCCGCTTCCGCCCAGCGCTGCCGCGCGTAACGTGGCGGTACGCACCGTGCGTATGTGGTTGCTGCTGCGTAAGGTGCAAAAAGAACAGGCGCAGTTGAAAAACCGGGGGTAG